A single genomic interval of Oxobacter pfennigii harbors:
- a CDS encoding alanyl-tRNA editing protein produces MEKIYLNHPYTSNFTANITDVIEQNGQFFVILDRTAFYPEGGGQPSDAGLIGELKVSYVYEENDIIYHQVDRKPETLKDVQCSIDWERRFDHMQQHCGQHILSAAFLKILDGATAGFHLGEEYVSVDISIDELKDEDAVKAEDAANEIIQRNLPVKLHYPEIHELESFNLRKQPSVEENIRIVEVSDFDFSPCGGTHPAFTGEIGLIKIRRWEKYKDSIRVEFLCGNRAIKDYRWKNSYVNEISKLLSSKDTEVLENVKKAVADLHGANKDIKNFKDKLLSYEAAELYNNAEILGKVKIIKQMYENREFKELVSLSGKIIKLPHSIALLGLKSQNAQMIFARSEDLNISMNDLFKEVLPLINGKGGGSPKSAQGGGTDISNLESALQSAYLILKNRHIK; encoded by the coding sequence ATGGAAAAAATTTATCTTAACCACCCCTATACAAGCAATTTTACTGCTAATATAACTGATGTTATAGAACAAAATGGACAATTTTTTGTAATTCTTGACAGGACGGCATTTTATCCCGAGGGAGGGGGGCAGCCTTCGGATGCCGGACTTATCGGCGAATTAAAGGTTAGCTATGTATATGAGGAAAATGATATAATCTATCATCAGGTGGATAGGAAGCCTGAAACTTTAAAGGATGTGCAATGTTCAATAGATTGGGAAAGGCGCTTCGACCATATGCAGCAGCATTGCGGGCAGCATATATTATCTGCTGCATTCCTTAAAATATTGGATGGCGCAACGGCAGGATTTCATTTAGGAGAGGAATACGTAAGCGTGGACATTTCCATCGATGAATTAAAGGATGAGGATGCAGTTAAGGCGGAAGATGCAGCAAATGAAATCATACAGAGAAACTTGCCCGTAAAGCTGCATTATCCCGAAATACATGAGCTTGAAAGCTTCAATCTGAGAAAGCAGCCCAGCGTGGAAGAGAATATAAGAATAGTTGAAGTCAGCGATTTTGACTTTTCTCCCTGCGGCGGCACCCATCCAGCTTTTACAGGAGAAATTGGCCTCATTAAAATAAGAAGATGGGAAAAATACAAGGATTCAATAAGAGTGGAATTTTTGTGCGGAAACAGGGCAATAAAAGATTATCGGTGGAAAAATAGCTATGTAAATGAGATTTCCAAGCTTCTTTCCTCAAAAGATACAGAAGTTTTGGAAAACGTAAAAAAAGCTGTTGCAGATTTACATGGCGCAAATAAGGATATAAAAAATTTCAAGGACAAATTATTAAGCTATGAGGCGGCTGAATTATATAACAATGCTGAAATTTTAGGCAAGGTAAAAATAATTAAGCAAATGTATGAAAATAGAGAGTTTAAAGAACTTGTATCACTGTCAGGCAAAATAATAAAACTCCCCCATTCCATTGCCCTTTTAGGCCTGAAATCCCAAAATGCCCAGATGATATTTGCAAGGTCCGAGGATTTGAATATAAGCATGAATGACTTGTTTAAAGAAGTACTTCCCCTCATAAACGGAAAAGGGGGCGGCAGCCCAAAATCCGCCCAGGGTGGAGGTACGGATATAAGCAATTTGGAAAGCGCCCTTCAGAGCGCTTACCTCATATTAAAAAATAGGCATATAAAATAA
- a CDS encoding V-type ATPase subunit: MDNVTRYAAINTKTRAMTGSFLKDRDYENLLNKKNVTEVAAYLKQNSHYKDVMKDIDLGDVHRGRLETVIKANQIKNMKKLNHFFIDGYREFYKSLFMRYEIEDLKSILRGIKTHSESLENNAPNINLGLYSNVNVQALLESKNTRDFINNLKGTIYYDYLRPLLQGNNEINLFNAGMTLDTAYFDVSFKSLELLTKEDRMAVENIYGVMADLLNIQTIYRGLKFYNLPPEELFNYTIYFGKVFNRNHIKELCYAKSLEEFQKKVHSSKYNFLFDHDNNRDIFMERRILRYQYYNLKSQNKKSSMDISRVMIYTMLLEMEIRDIISVIESVRYGMPLDEGKKFLIRKL; the protein is encoded by the coding sequence ATGGACAATGTAACAAGGTATGCTGCAATAAACACTAAAACAAGAGCTATGACAGGCTCTTTTTTAAAGGACAGGGATTATGAAAACCTGCTTAATAAAAAGAACGTTACCGAAGTTGCTGCATATCTTAAACAAAACTCACATTACAAGGATGTAATGAAAGATATAGATTTGGGCGATGTTCACAGAGGCAGGCTGGAAACCGTTATAAAAGCAAATCAGATAAAGAACATGAAAAAGCTTAATCATTTCTTCATAGACGGTTACAGGGAGTTTTACAAATCCCTCTTTATGAGATATGAAATTGAGGACCTGAAAAGCATTTTGAGAGGGATAAAAACCCATAGTGAAAGCCTGGAAAACAACGCACCAAACATAAACTTAGGACTTTACAGCAATGTAAATGTTCAGGCCTTGCTGGAATCAAAAAACACCCGCGATTTTATCAACAATCTTAAAGGCACAATTTACTACGATTATCTCCGCCCCCTCTTACAGGGCAATAATGAAATTAATCTTTTCAACGCAGGAATGACTCTTGATACGGCATATTTTGATGTCTCCTTTAAAAGCCTTGAGCTTTTGACAAAGGAAGACCGGATGGCAGTGGAGAATATCTATGGAGTAATGGCAGACCTTTTAAATATTCAAACCATTTACAGGGGACTTAAATTTTATAATCTTCCTCCTGAAGAACTGTTCAACTACACCATTTATTTCGGAAAGGTGTTTAACAGAAATCATATCAAGGAGTTATGCTATGCAAAGAGCTTAGAGGAATTTCAGAAAAAGGTGCATTCGTCCAAGTATAATTTTCTATTTGACCATGATAATAACCGGGATATTTTTATGGAACGCAGGATTTTAAGATATCAGTATTATAATTTAAAATCCCAAAACAAAAAAAGTTCCATGGATATCTCCAGAGTAATGATTTATACCATGCTTCTGGAGATGGAAATAAGAGATATAATATCTGTCATTGAAAGTGTCAGGTATGGAATGCCTCTCGATGAAGGTAAAAAATTTTTGATTAGAAAGCTTTAG
- a CDS encoding YkvA family protein produces MKINEILNGLKKDLPAVFIALSKKETPWQAKILAALTIGYALSPIDLIPDFIPVLGYLDDIIILPLLIALILKMVPKEVMEQCRIESNGLWEKGKPKKWYYSIPVILIWVIIIALIVKAFI; encoded by the coding sequence ATGAAAATTAATGAAATATTAAATGGATTAAAGAAGGACCTTCCTGCTGTTTTTATAGCCCTCAGTAAAAAAGAAACTCCATGGCAGGCAAAGATACTGGCTGCTTTAACAATAGGGTATGCATTATCTCCCATTGATTTGATTCCTGATTTTATACCCGTCCTGGGATATCTTGATGACATAATAATACTGCCTTTATTGATTGCTCTTATACTAAAGATGGTCCCAAAAGAAGTCATGGAACAGTGCCGTATTGAATCTAACGGGCTTTGGGAAAAAGGAAAACCTAAAAAATGGTATTATTCAATACCTGTCATACTAATATGGGTAATTATTATAGCTTTAATAGTAAAAGCATTTATATAG
- the mgtE gene encoding magnesium transporter has translation MKELILRLIEEGKYVKARKEIIDMNVVDIAQFFEELDKQKLLVMFRILPKEIASGVFSYISNDLQRYIIESITDKEINNIIDELFLDDAVDFLEEMPSNVVKKVLKNTDENTRKLINQFLSYPEDSAGSIMTIEYVDLKKEMTVRQSIEHIKETGIDKETIDTLYVTNENRKLEGVISIRKLILSDDEKKVKDIMKTDIIYISTHDDQEKIALLFKKYDFTSMPVVDNECRLVGIVTIDDVVDIIEQENTEDIQKMAAMQPSEQEYLKTKVITLAKHRIVWLLILMISATFTGKIIMRFEHVLQSVVILASFIPMLMDTGGNAGSQSSTLVIRGLALGEVKFKDVFRVLLKELQVSLLVGITLSAVNFIRIYYFEKIDLLIAITVCISLFFTVILAKLVGGTLPIIAQKLKVDPAIMASPLITTIVDAVALTLFFTIATHLLGI, from the coding sequence ATGAAAGAACTTATTTTAAGACTTATAGAAGAAGGCAAATATGTAAAAGCAAGAAAAGAAATCATAGATATGAACGTAGTTGATATAGCCCAGTTTTTTGAGGAATTAGACAAACAAAAGCTGCTGGTTATGTTTCGCATACTTCCGAAAGAGATTGCATCAGGTGTATTTTCATATATATCCAACGATCTTCAAAGGTATATAATCGAATCCATAACGGATAAAGAAATTAATAATATAATAGATGAGCTGTTTTTAGATGACGCAGTGGACTTTTTGGAGGAGATGCCTTCAAATGTTGTAAAGAAAGTGTTGAAAAACACCGATGAAAATACCAGAAAGCTAATTAATCAGTTCTTAAGCTATCCCGAGGATTCTGCCGGAAGTATAATGACCATAGAATATGTGGATTTGAAAAAAGAGATGACGGTACGCCAGTCCATAGAGCATATAAAAGAAACGGGAATAGATAAAGAAACCATTGATACATTATACGTCACAAATGAAAACAGAAAACTCGAAGGAGTTATATCCATAAGAAAGCTTATTTTAAGCGATGACGAAAAAAAGGTCAAGGATATAATGAAGACTGACATTATTTATATAAGCACCCATGATGATCAGGAAAAGATCGCATTACTGTTTAAAAAATACGACTTTACCTCCATGCCTGTAGTGGATAATGAGTGCAGGCTGGTTGGGATAGTTACAATAGATGACGTTGTGGATATTATAGAGCAGGAGAACACCGAGGACATTCAGAAAATGGCGGCTATGCAGCCTTCAGAACAGGAGTATTTGAAAACAAAGGTTATAACACTTGCAAAGCACAGGATAGTCTGGCTTTTGATACTCATGATTTCTGCAACTTTTACAGGGAAAATTATAATGAGATTTGAGCATGTATTACAGTCGGTAGTGATCCTTGCATCATTTATTCCCATGCTTATGGATACGGGAGGCAATGCAGGTTCTCAATCCTCTACCCTGGTAATAAGGGGATTGGCATTAGGGGAAGTAAAATTTAAGGATGTTTTCAGAGTTCTGTTAAAAGAACTTCAGGTCAGCCTTCTTGTGGGAATCACTTTGTCTGCAGTAAATTTTATAAGAATATATTATTTTGAAAAGATTGATTTATTGATAGCAATAACCGTTTGCATAAGCCTGTTTTTTACAGTCATACTGGCGAAACTGGTAGGCGGGACGCTTCCCATAATTGCGCAAAAATTGAAAGTTGACCCCGCCATAATGGCAAGTCCACTAATTACAACCATAGTGGATGCCGTAGCTTTGACCTTGTTTTTTACAATAGCCACTCATCTTTTAGGCATATAA